Sequence from the Catenuloplanes indicus genome:
CCGGAGGCGAGCACCCGGCTCTTGAGGGCGGCGACGTCGGCCGCGTCGGCCAGCTCGTGGTCGACGGCCGGGACCGGATCCTGCCACGGCAGGGTCTCGGCCGGCACCTCCGGTCCGAGGTAGCGCACGACCGGGCCCATGTCGCGGTGGGTGAGCTTGAACCAGGCCCGGGCGAACGCGTCCTCGAACGCGGCGGGGTCCTCGCGGAACCGCCGTGCGATCGGCTCGTAGACCGGGTCGGATCGCAGCGCGAGATCCGTGGTCAGCATGGTGGGGGCGTGCCGCACCGCCGGGTCGTGGGCGTCCGGCACGGTGCCCGCGCCACCACCGTTCGCCGGCTTCCACTGGTGTGCGCCGGCCGGACTGCGGGAGAGCTCCCACTCGTACCCGAGGAGGAGGTCGAAGAAGCTGTTGTCCCAGGTGGTCGGCGTGGCGGTCCAGGCGCCCTCGAGCCCGCTGGTGATGGTGTCGGCGCCCCGGCCGGTACCGAAGCTGTTCCGCCAGCCGAGACCCTGCTCCTCGAGGGGAGCGGCCTCGGGCTCCGCGCCGACGTGCTCGGCCGGTCCGGCGCCGTGCGTCTTGCCGAACGTGTGGCCCCCGGCGATCAACGCGACCGTCTCCTCGTCGTTCATGGCCATCCGGCTGAAGGTCTCGCGGATGTCGCGGGCCGCCACGAGCGGGTCCGGCACGCCGTTCGGGCCCTCCGGGTTGACGTAGATCAGACCCATCTGCACGGCGGCCAACGGCTCCTGCAGTTCCCGGTCGCCGCGGTACCGCTCGTCGCCGAGCCAGGTGGTCTCCGGGCCCCAGTAGACGTCCTCGTCCGGCTCCCACACGTCGGGGCGGCCGCCGCCGTACCCGAAGGTGCGCAGTCCCATGCTCTCCAGCGCCACGTTGCCGGCCAGGATCATCAGGTCGGCCCAGGACAGGGCCCGGCCGTACTTCTTCTTCACCGGCCAGAGCAGCCGGCGTGCCTTGTCCAGGTTCGCGTTGTCCGGCCAGCTGTTGAGCGGCGCGAACCGCTGCTGGCCGGCACCGGCCCCGCCGCGGCCGTCACTGATCCGGTACGTGCCCGCGCTGTGCCAGGCCATCCGGACGATGAACGGGCCGTAGTGACCGTAGTCGGCCGGCCACCACGGTTGTGACGTCGTCAGCACCGCGGCGATGTCCCGTTTCACGGTCGGCAGGTCGAGCGTCCGGAACGCGGCGGCGTAGTCGAACTCGGCGCCGAGCGGGCTGGCGACCGCGGGGTTCTTCGCCAGGATCCGCAGGTTCAGCCGGTTCGGCCACCAGGCGTCGTTGGTGGTTCCGCGGGCCGGGTGCGGCGCCCGGCCGTGCGCGACCGGGCAGGCGGACGCGGCGCCGGTCGTGGCGTCGTGGTCGATCGGCGCATGCGCCTGCGACGGGACGGACGGGTGCGGGCCGGCGTCATGGTGCGCGGACATGGTCTCCTCCATGGTGGTCGGTGCGGTACCGCCGAACGGGACGGCCGATGACCGGCCCAGCGGCTCAGAGGTGTGCGGGCGCGGCGGCGGCGGGCTCGACCGGCGTCACGCCGGGCCGGTCCGCGGGGTTGAGCGCGAGGAAGACCGCGCCGGCCGCCGCCCCGCCGAGCAGCGTCGCGACCAGATAGATCCCGACCGCGGACCAGGTGAACAGCCCAAAAACGGCGCCGCCGACCGCGACGGCCGGATTGAGGACCGCGCCGGAGATGCCGCCGATCGTCACGGCGCCGGCCATGACCGTGCCGCCGATCGCCAGGCCGTAGAACGAGTTGTCCGGGTGGTCACGGCTGGTCGCGACGTTCAGCACGACGTAGGCGAGTGCGAACGTGAACAGGAACTCGGCCAGCGCCGCGACCGCGATCGCCCGGCCGGTGAAGGAGAGTGCGGTCAGGTCGGCGGGCCGCGCCATCCACCGCGCGGTGAGCGCCGCGAGCAGGCCGGCGGCGGCCTGGGCGACGACGTACCCGGCGGCGTCCGTCCTCGTGATCGCGCCGCGCACCAGCGCGGCCAGCGTGACCGCCGGGTTGAAGTGCGCCCCGGAGATGTGCCCGGCGGCGTAGATCATCACGGTCAGCACCCCGCCGATGGCCAGCGGTGCCAGATCACTCATCCCGGAAACGGCGATCGACACCGTCATCATCAGAAAGAACGTGCCCACGAACTCCGCTGCGAATTTGCGCATCACTTCTCCCCTGCACAGGGACCCGCTCCGGCGGGCGGGTCCACGGCGATCCCGGCGGCCACCGGACGCCGAACATCTACATAGGACTTACGAGGGTCGATCCGGCCGGCCGACCTCAGCATATGGACGACAGGCGGCCGAGGACCTTACGAAGCGCGGACGGGCTCCGTCGCCACTCAGGACCGCCGCGGTGACCCCGGCATCCGGCGCCCCGATCGGCACGGCGGGCAAGGCGCTGGAGAACGCTCATGTCCCGAAGGCACGGTGTGTATCCGGCGGTAGCGTGCCTGCCGTGGCTGACCGACCGCTGATCTTCCTTGACGTCGACGGACCGCTGATCCCGTTCCGCGCCCGTCCCGGCACCCCGCCGGGCCGGCGGCTGCTGGCTTCTCGGGCGCGAGTCCGGGAGGGTGGGGGGACGGCTGACCCCGCGACACGGAAGAAGACGAGATGACGACGCTGCCCTACCGCGATCCCGAGCTGCCCGTGGCGGACCGGGTCGCCGACCTGCTGTCCCGTCTCACGCCGGAGGAGAAGGCGGGGCAGCTCACCCAGCACTTCTACTTCGGTGCCCCGCAGGTGCCGGACGGCGCCGATCTCGCGTCGCTGCCGCCGGAGCAGCAGGCGCTGGTGCTGGTGGAGGACGCGGTCCGGGACGGGCGGGCCGGCTCGCTACTGTTCGTCCGGGACGCCGCCACCGTGAACCGGATGCAGCGGACGGCGATGGAGAGCCGGCTCGGCGTACCGCTGCTGTTCGGTTTCGACGTGGTCCACGGGATGCGCACGATCCTGCCGGTGCCGGTCGCGCTGGCCGCGAGCTGGTGCCCGGAGACGATCGAGGTCGGACAGGCGGTGGCGGCGCGGGAGGCGCGGGCGCTGGGCATCCACTGGACGTTCGCCCCGATGATCGACATCGCCCGGGATCCGCGCTGGGGGCGCATCGTCGAGGGCGCCGGTGAGGACCCGTACCTGGGTGCGGCCGTCGCCGCGGCCCAGGTGCGTGGCTTCCAGGGCGATCTCGGGCCGGACCGGCTGGTCGCCGGGCCGAAACACTTCGCCGGGTACGGTGCGGCCCGCGGCGGCCGTGACTACGACGACGCGGACATCTCCGACTCCGAGCTGTGGAACGTCTACCTGCCGCCGTTCAAGGCCGCGGTGGAGGCGGGTGCGCTCAACGTGATGAGCGCCTACATGGACCTCAACGGCATCCCGGCGTCCGGCAACCGGTGGCTGCTCACCGACGTACTGCGGGAGGCTTTCGGTTTTACGGGTTTCGTCGTCTCGGACGCCAACGCGGTCCGGTCGCTGGAGGTGCAGCACTTCGCCCGCGACCTCACCGACGCCGGCGCCCGCGCGGTCGGCGCCGGGCTGGACATGGAGATGTGCATGGCCGACCCGGCGTTCGCGCGGCTGCCCGCGGCCGTCGCCGCCGGCCTGGTCACCGAGGAACAGATCGACACCGCGGTACGGCGGGTGCTGACCGTCAAGTTCCGGCTGGGCCTGTTCGAGAACCCGTACGCCGGCGACGGGCGCACGCTCGATCTGGCCGCGCACCGGGACACCGCGCGGGTCGCGGCCGAGCGCGGCATCGTGCTGCTCAGGAACGACCGTGGGCTGCTGCCGCTGGCCGCGCCGGGCCGGGTCGCGGTGATCGGTGAGCTCGCCGACGCGAAGCGGGACACGCTGGGCCCGTGGGTCTTCGGGCACGACACCGCCGAGACCGTCACGATCCTCGACGGGCTGCGCGCCCGGTTCGAGGTCACCCACGCGCCCGGGGCGCACATCCCCGGCCGGATCTTCCCGTCCATCTTCGACCGGATGGAGCCGCCGGTCACCGCGCCGGCGGACCAGGACGACGAGGCCGAGATCGACCGCGCGGTCGCGCTGGCCGCCGACGCGGACGTCGCGGTGGTCGTGGTCGGCCAGCGGCAGAACCAGATCGGCGAGAACGCGTCCTCGGCCACGCTGGACCTGCCCGGCCGGCAGCTGGAACAGCTCCAGCGGATCACCGCGAC
This genomic interval carries:
- the katG gene encoding catalase/peroxidase HPI, yielding MEETMSAHHDAGPHPSVPSQAHAPIDHDATTGAASACPVAHGRAPHPARGTTNDAWWPNRLNLRILAKNPAVASPLGAEFDYAAAFRTLDLPTVKRDIAAVLTTSQPWWPADYGHYGPFIVRMAWHSAGTYRISDGRGGAGAGQQRFAPLNSWPDNANLDKARRLLWPVKKKYGRALSWADLMILAGNVALESMGLRTFGYGGGRPDVWEPDEDVYWGPETTWLGDERYRGDRELQEPLAAVQMGLIYVNPEGPNGVPDPLVAARDIRETFSRMAMNDEETVALIAGGHTFGKTHGAGPAEHVGAEPEAAPLEEQGLGWRNSFGTGRGADTITSGLEGAWTATPTTWDNSFFDLLLGYEWELSRSPAGAHQWKPANGGGAGTVPDAHDPAVRHAPTMLTTDLALRSDPVYEPIARRFREDPAAFEDAFARAWFKLTHRDMGPVVRYLGPEVPAETLPWQDPVPAVDHELADAADVAALKSRVLASGLPVARLVAAAWASASTFRGGDKRGGANGARIRLEPQRSWEVNDPAGLAGVLRVLEEIRAGFNGARPGGRRISLADLIVLAGSAAVERAAADAGVPVEVPFTPGRTDATQEQTDVASFAPLEPVADGFRNFLGKGLPLPAEFLLVDRANLLTLSAPEMTVLVGGLRVLGANHRQSPAGVLTHRPGVLSNDFFANLLDPGTVWTPTSPDATGFEGRDVVTGAPLWTASRVDLIFGSHSELRALAEVYAADDALGAFVRDFVAAWVKVMNLDRYDLTRSR
- a CDS encoding MIP/aquaporin family protein is translated as MRKFAAEFVGTFFLMMTVSIAVSGMSDLAPLAIGGVLTVMIYAAGHISGAHFNPAVTLAALVRGAITRTDAAGYVVAQAAAGLLAALTARWMARPADLTALSFTGRAIAVAALAEFLFTFALAYVVLNVATSRDHPDNSFYGLAIGGTVMAGAVTIGGISGAVLNPAVAVGGAVFGLFTWSAVGIYLVATLLGGAAAGAVFLALNPADRPGVTPVEPAAAAPAHL
- a CDS encoding glycoside hydrolase family 3 N-terminal domain-containing protein, yielding MTTLPYRDPELPVADRVADLLSRLTPEEKAGQLTQHFYFGAPQVPDGADLASLPPEQQALVLVEDAVRDGRAGSLLFVRDAATVNRMQRTAMESRLGVPLLFGFDVVHGMRTILPVPVALAASWCPETIEVGQAVAAREARALGIHWTFAPMIDIARDPRWGRIVEGAGEDPYLGAAVAAAQVRGFQGDLGPDRLVAGPKHFAGYGAARGGRDYDDADISDSELWNVYLPPFKAAVEAGALNVMSAYMDLNGIPASGNRWLLTDVLREAFGFTGFVVSDANAVRSLEVQHFARDLTDAGARAVGAGLDMEMCMADPAFARLPAAVAAGLVTEEQIDTAVRRVLTVKFRLGLFENPYAGDGRTLDLAAHRDTARVAAERGIVLLRNDRGLLPLAAPGRVAVIGELADAKRDTLGPWVFGHDTAETVTILDGLRARFEVTHAPGAHIPGRIFPSIFDRMEPPVTAPADQDDEAEIDRAVALAADADVAVVVVGQRQNQIGENASSATLDLPGRQLEQLQRITATGTPVVLVVMSGRPLDLRWADANVPAIVQAWYPGTSGGHAVAAVLAGDVSPAGRLPFTWPRHAGQVPMIYAHHRTFAPQDQDKRYWEEESTPLYPFGHGLSYASFGYANLRTAAGSVAVGETTEVSVDVTNTGSRAADEVVQIYVHQRYGSASRPVRELKGFRRVTLAPGETRTVTFPLGPAELSYWNAATRTVVQDPSTIDIWAGGSSTATTTTRLEVTP